The proteins below come from a single Aegilops tauschii subsp. strangulata cultivar AL8/78 chromosome 6, Aet v6.0, whole genome shotgun sequence genomic window:
- the LOC109775000 gene encoding disease resistance protein RGA5 encodes MTSSPTVSATMGVMNPLLGKLATLMGDEYRKLKGVRKQASFLMRELGAMKAALEKLEVMEVLDPLAKNWRDHVREMSYDMENCIDDFMRQFGGADAKAGLIKKTAQRLKTLRERHRIAEQMEELKALALEANERRMRYKIDNCVDSSSGVVPVDPRISAIYKEAAGLVGIDGPREELVSWLIDTEKQLKVVSVVGFGGLGKTTLAKQVYNKIGGQFERKAFVSVSQRPDMTSLLCGLQLKLGMEESSHIREVQDIIDRLREHLTHKRYLIVVDDLWDQSAWNIISCAFPEDGNGSRVIVTTRLGDVAFHACLHDRECIYQMNPLQEQDSRSLFYNRVFGSEDSCPQQFKEVSAEILKKCGGLPLAIITIASLLASRQARSRSEWESIRDSLSSKFATKPTLEEMRSILNLSYMHLPLYLRACFLYLGMYPEDRKISKVDLVRQWVAEGFVSNLHGSNLEDAAKSYFHELINRGMIQPEDTICGEVLSCSIHDMMLDLILSKCGEDNFIRVAYDYKDMAQWDGCNYRVRRLSLKLSAGSATSGTIATSLTQIRSFAWFGESKYTPPLSEFKYLRVLLFEFPDYREMVVDLTAAGQLFQLRYLKVSAASGSIELPTEIHGLVHLETIDIDCRTAQNIPSDIVMLHRLSHLILPRDTGLPNGIGNMKSLRTLRCYCMGKSSLDDIEGLGELTNLRELTLTKSYKFDMVKAGVEALVSSIGKLCDLKFLYLACNLEHYVDLLDSISDPPLRMENLRLGGWPFYKVPIWIGDLHCLHRLSLCVERLRTDGVHVLGQLPSLMYLSLKVLCIPQDNAVIICTGSFPVLECLALRSRDDDATACMGFEAGAMPKLRRLVLGVHDRWGGGSAMPVGMVQLLSLEQIHVDNMSSIHDDHDVESAFRNAAQVHPRCPHVTIY; translated from the exons ATGACGTCATCGCCAACCGTGAGCGCGACGATGGGGGTAATGAATCCGCTCCTCGGCAAGCTCGCCACGCTGATGGGGGACGAGTACAGGAAGCTCAAGGGGGTGAGGAAGCAGGCGTCGTTCCTCATGCGTGAGCTCGGCGCCATGAAAGCTGCCCTCGAGAAGCTGGAGGTCATGGAGGTACTCGATCCGCTGGCCAAGAACTGGAGAGATCATGTCAGAGAGATGTCCTACGACATGGAGAATTGTATCGACGACTTCATGCGTCAATTTGGGGGTGCCGATGCTAAGGCCGGCCTCATCAAGAAAACAGCTCAACGTCTCAAGACGTTGCGGGAGCGTCATCGCATTGCTGAGCAGATGGAGGAGCTCAAGGCTCTTGCTCTGGAGGCAAATGAACGACGCATGAGGTACAAGATCGACAATTGCGTTGATTCTAGTTCTGGTGTTGTGCCTGTCGATCCCCGAATATCCGCAATCTACAAGGAGGCTGCAGGCCTTGTGGGTATTGATGGCCCCAGAGAAGAGCTTGTCAGTTGGTTGATTGATACTGAGAAACAACTCAAGGTGGTATCCGTTGTAGGGTTCGGCGGCCTTGGTAAAACTACGCTTGCCAAGCAAGTGTACAATAAGATTGGTGGGCAATTTGAGCGTAAGGCATTTGTTTCAGTTTCCCAAAGGCCTGATATGACAAGCCTTCTATGTGGCCTGCAACTAAAGCTTGGAATGGAGGAGTCTTCTCACATTCGTGAGGTGCAAGACATCATCGACCGTCTTAGAGAACATCTCACGCATAAGAG GTACCTTATTGTAGTCGATGACTTGTGGGATCAATCGGCATGGAATATTATTAGTTGTGCCTTTCCTGAAGATGGTAATGGAAGTAGAGTAATCGTAACCACACGACTAGGTGATGTGGCTTTCCATGCGTGTCTCCATGACCGTGAGTGCATTTACCAAATGAATCCCCTCCAAGAGCAAGACTCAAGAAGTTTATTCTATAATAGAGTATTTGGGTCTGAAGATAGCTGTCCACAACAATTTAAAGAAGTTTCAGCTGAAATTTTGAAGAAGTGCGGTGGATTGCCGCTTGCAATCATCACTATTGCTAGCTTATTAGCTAGTCGTCAAGCAAGATCAAGGAGTGAGTGGGAGAGCATAAGGGATTCACTGAGCTCCAAGTTTGCCACAAAGCCCACCTTGGAAGAGATGAGGAGTATATTAAACCTGAGCTACATGCATCTTCCTCTTTATCTCCGTGCATGTTTTCTGTACCTTGGCATGTATCCAGAGGACCGTAAGATTAGCAAGGTTGATCTGGTCCGACAATGGGTGGCTGAAGGGTTTGTCAGTAATTTACATGGATCAAATTTGGAGGATGCTGCGAAGAGTTACTTCCATGAGCTTATCAATAGGGGCATGATTCAGCCTGAAGATACCATATGTGGGGAGGTGTTGTCATGTAGTATTCATGATATGATGCTTGATCTGATCTTAAGCAAGTGCGGGGAAGATAATTTTATCCGTGTGGCATATGACTATAAAGACATGGCACAATGGGATGGCTGCAACTACAGGGTCCGTCGACTATCTCTGAAATTAAGTGCTGGTAGCGCAACATCGGGGACCATTGCTACTAGCTTAACACAAATTCGATCATTTGCATGGTTTGGCGAGTCCAAGTACACACCTCCTCTTTCGGAGTTTAAGTATCTACGTGTGCTTCTCTTTGAATTTCCAGATTACCGGGAGATGGTAGTCGACCTCACTGCTGCTGGCCAGTTGTTTCAACTTAGGTATTTGAAGGTTTCAGCTGCATCAGGCAGCATTGAGCTTCCTACTGAAATCCATGGGCTTGTTCATTTGGAGACAATTGATATAGATTGCCGAACGGCACAAAACATCCCGTCAGATATAGTCATGTTGCACCGCTTGTCCCATTTGATTCTTCCGCGTGATACAGGACTGCCAAATGGGATTGGGAACATGAAATCGCTACGTACTCTACGTTGTTATTGCATGGGCAAGAGCTCATTGGATGATATTGAGGGCCTCGGCGAGCTCACTAATCTGAGGGAACTGACACTCACTAAGTCCTACAAGTTTGATATGGTGAAGGCAGGGGTTGAAGCCTTGGTCTCCTCCATTGGAAAGCTCTGTGACCTCAAATTTCTCTACCTTGCCTGCAATCTTGAACATTATGTCGACCTGCTGGACTCAATATCTGATCCTCCCCTCCGTATGGAGAATCTACGTCTGGGAGGATGGCCATTCTACAAGGTTCCAATATGGATTGGTGATCTTCATTGCCTCCATAGACTGTCTCTGTGTGTTGAGCGGTTGCGGACTGACGGTGTTCATGTTCTTGGGCAGCTGCCGTCCCTCATGTATCTCAGTCTCAAGGTGTTGTGCATTCCTCAAGACAATGCTGTCATAATCTGTACAGGATCATTCCCAGTTCTGGAGTGTCTTGCTCTCAGGTCTCGTGATGATGATGCAACGGCATGCATGGGGTTTGAGGCAGGGGCTATGCCCAAGCTTCGAAGGCTCGTTCTAGGAGTACATGATAGGTGGGGTGGTGGCAGTGCTATGCCAGTGGGCATGGTGCAACTCTTATCCCTTGAGCAAATCCATGTAGATAACATGTCATCCATCCATGACGACCATGATGTCGAGTCTGCCTTCAGGAACGCTGCACAGGTGCACCCAAGATGCCCTCATGTTACAATCTACTAG
- the LOC109775021 gene encoding disease resistance protein RGA5-like encodes MKALLEKLELMDELDPLAKNWRDHVREMSYDMENCIDDFMRDLEGTDAKKGFIKKTAKRLKMLRKRHRIAQRMEEVKVLALEANERRMRYLVVIDDLWDQSAWNIMSCIFPEVTNASKVIVTTRVDDVAIWACHGDRECLKAVSAEILKKCGGLPLAIITIASLLASRQARSRDEWESIRNSLGAKFATTPTLKEMRIILNLSYMHLPLHLRPCLLYLGMYLEDHEILMRDLVLQWVAEGFVSNTHGSNMVDVAKIYFNELINRSMVQPEKSMGDEAVVSCKVHDMMLDLIVSKCAEENFSSVAHNWEDVARMHGFEHKVRRLSLNPRSNDVSPRVIHTSMSHVRSFSQFGESKFAPPLSLFKYLRVLVYEFSYKKGTTLDLTPIGQLFQLRYLKTLQIASRSAQNFPSDIVLLPRLSQLTLPKGIGLPQGIKSIKSLRDLNCFDIGKSSLEDIDGLGKLTNLRVLVFLGKMMVEVVDALVSSIGKLCDLKLLIVHGEPSKHYCDLIYSLSNPPLHIEKIYLRGWLLKRIPNWIGDLHCLGSLSLSVEHLSTEEVNVVGKLPSLVELCLWVTHITEDSGAAIACTGLFPILEDLRLFSEDGDDATICMEFKAGVMPNLRLLGLEICDRWSGATPLGMEHLLALEHIRIGGRSSIHKRRDVLTAFRTAADVHQKALPLLCSLDRHSL; translated from the exons ATGAAAGCCCTACTTGAGAAGCTTGAGCTCATGGACGAGCTTGACCCCTTGGCTAAGAACTGGAGAGATCATGTCAGGGAGATGTCCTATGACATGGAGAATTGCATAGATGACTTCATGCGCGACCTTGAAGGCACTGATGCCAAAAAGGGATTTATCAAGAAGACCGCTAAACGTCTCAAGATGTTGCGGAAGCGTCATCGCATTGCTCAACGAATGGAAGAGGTCAAGGTTCTTGCTCTAGAGGCAAATGAACGTCGCATGCG GTACCTAGTTGTCATTGATGACTTGTGGGATCAATCAGCATGGAATATTATGAGTTGTATCTTTCCAGAAGTTACTAATGCAAGCAAAGTAATAGTAACTACACGAGTCGATGATGTGGCTATTTGGGCATGCCACGGTGACCGTGAATGT CTTAAAGCAGTTTCAGCTGAAATTTTAAAGAAGTGTGGAGGATTGCCACTTGCAATCATCACTATAGCCAGCCTATTAGCTAGTCGCCAAGCAAGATCAAGGGATGAGTGGGAGAGCATAAGAAATTCTCTCGGTGCCAAGTTTGCCACAACTCCGACATTGAAAGAGATGAGGATTATATTAAACCTTAGTTACATGCATCTTCCTCTACATCTCCGTCCATGTCTGCTATACCTTGGCATGTATCTAGAAGACCATGAGATTCTGATGCGTGATCTGGTTCTACAATGGGTAGCTGAAGGCTTTGTAAGTAATACTCATGGATCAAATATGGTGGATGTTGCGAAGATTTATTTTAATGAGCTTATCAATAGAAGCATGGTTCAACCTGAAAAGAGCATGGGCGATGAGGCGGTGGTGTCTTGCAAAGTGCATGATATGATGCTTGATTTGATCGTCAGCAAGTGTGCAGAAGAAAATTTTAGCAGTGTGGCACATAATTGGGAAGATGTTGCAAGAATGCATGGCTTCGAGCACAAGGTTCGTAGATTGTCCTTGAATCCAAGATCTAATGATGTATCACCAAGGGTCATTCATACTAGCATGTCACATGTTCGCTCATTTTCACAGTTTGGGGAGTCCAAGTTTGCACCTCCACTGTCGCTATTTAAGTACCTTCGGGTTCTGGTGTATGAATTCTCATACAAAAAGGGTACAACACTTGACCTCACACCTATTGGTCAATTGTTTCAACTAAGGTATTTGAAA ACACTGCAAATAGCTAGCCGATCTGCGCAAAACTTCCCGTCAGATATAGTTTTGTTGCCACGATTGTCTCAACTAACACTTCCAAAGGGTATAGGGTTGCCTCAAGGGATCAAAAGCATTAAATCATTGCGTGATCTAAACTGCTTTGATATTGGTAAGAGCTCACTAGAGGATATTGATGGCCTTGGCAAGCTGACCAATCTGAGGGTCTTGGTGTTCCTCGGCAAAATGATGGTGGAGGTAGTTGATGCTTTGGTATCCTCAATTGGAAAGCTTTGTGACCTCAAATTACTTATTGTCCACGGGGAGCCTTCTAAGCATTATTGCGACCTGATATACTCATTGTCCAACCCTCCTCTCCATATCGAGAAAATTTATCTACGAGGGTGGTTGTTGAAGAGAATTCCCAATTGGATTGGCGACCTCCATTGCCTTGGTAGCCTGTCATTGTCAGTTGAGCATTTGTCGACTGAAGAGGTTAATGTCGTTGGAAAGTTGCCCTCCCTCGTCGAACTATGTCTCTGGGTGACACATATCACTGAAGATAGTGGTGCTGCCATTGCCTGCACAGGATTATTCCCAATCCTAGAGGACCTTAGACTCTTCTCTGAAGATGGTGATGATGCTACAATATGCATGGAGTTCAAGGCAGGGGTGATGCCCAACCTACGGCTGCTTGGCCTAGAAATATGTGACAGGTGGAGTGGTGCTACACCACTAGGCATGGAACACTTGCTCGCACTCGAGCACATCCGTATAGGTGGGAGATCCTCCATCCACAAGCGACGTGATGTCTTGACTGCCTTCCGGACTGCTGCGGATGTGCACCAAAAAGCCCTTCCATTACTATGTTCACTTGATCGGCATTCTCTATAA
- the LOC109775022 gene encoding uncharacterized protein, which produces MALFRASTTISLGNGRKSLFWHDDWTGRAPLSRAFPELYKIATRKRRTVMKELQEENWIRSVARLSSPTHLQEFIALASAISQVELNPDQEDSIAWRWTPNCIYSAASAYAAQFSASYPRFSPAKIWEAHAEPKCKFFAWLVLHGKILTADMLVVRGWPHDPRCPLCLGAPETATHLYKDYPFAAAVWSHVQVWTGEDSGATPMLPPSMGISDWWDSFTTNLPKDDGRRRSGRFLYTIWNIWKERNRHIFNGTRLTHLEVAAIAFDDIKQRTLAFGRAHVAAGIG; this is translated from the coding sequence ATGGCGCTCTTCAGGGCTTCTACCACCATCTCCTTGGGCAATGGGAGAAAATCCTTATTCTGGCACGACGACTGGACAGGGCGGGCCCCCCTGTCCCGGGCCTTCCCGGAGCTGTACAAAATTGCCACCAGGAAGAGGAGAACTGTGATGAAGGAGCTCCAGGAGGAGAACTGGATCAGATCGGTGGCCCGTCTTTCATCGCCTACCCATCTGCAGGAGTTCATTGCCCTTGCATCAGCTATCTCTCAGGTTGAGTTGAACCCGGACCAGGAGGACTCCATCGCTTGGCGGTGGACCCCAAATTGCATATACTCTGCTGCTTCGGCCTACGCGGCCCAGTTCTCTGCATCCTATCCCAGGTTCTCCCCAGCCAAGATTTGGGAGGCACACGCTGAGCCAAAATGCAAGTTCTTCGCCTGGCTTGTGCTCCACGGAAAAATCCTCACGGCTGACATGCTAGTCGTTCGTGGCTGGCCGCACGACCCTCGCTGCCCCCTTTGCCTTGGGGCACCGGAGACGGCCACTCATCTCTACAAGGACTACCCGTTTGCCGCCGCAGTTTGGTCTCATGTCCAGGTGTGGACGGGAGAGGATTCTGGGGCCACGCCCATGTTGCCCCCTTCGATGGGGATTTCGGACTGGTGGGATTCGTTCACCACCAATTTGCCCAAGGACGACGGAAGAAGGCGGAGCGGCCGCTTCCTTTACACCATCTGGAACATCTGGAAGGAACGAAACCGACACATCTTCAATGGAACTCGCCTCACGCACCTAGAGGTAGCAGCTATTGCCTTCGACGACATCAAGCAAAGGACTTTGGCCTTTGGCCGAGCACATGTGGCAGCCGGTATTGGTTGA